In Coturnix japonica isolate 7356 chromosome 7, Coturnix japonica 2.1, whole genome shotgun sequence, one DNA window encodes the following:
- the LRRFIP1 gene encoding leucine-rich repeat flightless-interacting protein 1 isoform X18 produces the protein MHGRPSAVPETTLGEQAPVELLCELVIDSVHELHKQAEARLAAKRAARAEAREIRMKELERQQKEIYQVQKKYYGLDTKWGDIEQWMEDSERYSRRARRNASASDEDERMSVGSRGSLRSHVEYASAYPVAGLENERTKWKNYSKATNGYEEDVYGSSQNRKSSRASYYPDLGLHNSGYASTSQPSSQNGNWPSLLYSDALPARSYRASVYDESVYSGSRRYSASSSRAPSEYSCYLGSGSRASSRASSARASPVIEERPEKDFEKGARTVSSLSAATLASLGGTSSRRGSGDTSISVDTEASIREIKDIYELKEQIQDVEGKYMQGLKEMKDSLAEVEEKYKKAMVSNAQLDNEKTNFMYQVDTLKDALLELEEQLAESRRQYEEKSKEFEREKHAHSILQFQFKEIKEALKQRDEMLAKHGIIPDSDIATNGDASDVLDNEGHLDSSKAVPGTPQALKTAGDGMLGKAKEVDMKNEIVEDVGKREILQNSEHEEHKEESEEQEVQTLHADENTRAENLIEEPDALSTVMLPDSRFCKALDQFCKPVSGNACSSDDSDADDLRKETQSADTAARQPVSKEVEQSNLNPRTAENSEMGSLQGQDFESPQEMHGELNAEHELEKAALQQEEGEDVEASCALSANEAEQAADSAGDSSEVVSDQSGLPELVDSQSEVVNVERCAETLQCSGESAGSKVTEVLEKTLVESKDCTDGTANETGGDRAGEQNEVGSAVQGEKMERDSTGSEGEESCGSCAPSDPNEEGDDQAQIQPVSSEDSEEALLEEQNMQEQTELKPAEKGGQEEVLTGNLEEYSDCAEKQEKASGESAGSANEAEVSALHQTEPDTDTVKEMVSQETSLDPVISDDETEETEMQTGVMSGKGEENRIEYLEHDRTEDLKSKAELQMVQCSKETTGDSEDEKNISLESEAQNVVKQGESKEEFVACHSVTSENQVDKETFKEDTKQSELADQQGDGFTSMEGTDNSLAQKAELDGSVSEQLRLEGQAEEEQEDEGDAFDFDEDSEQILETDEKRDGGESDAQSEEDDGTSSMIRKAAPTGEAGERTGKIKTSDTLTKDDGLQHKEGNESEEAGHSQEEASALKTDEKADVSAEGNEASDSNEVEKAPGDSGLEQDLESAGCNRAESKEDLRGGRKGKGKSRDDCTVS, from the exons GAAGACAGTGAGCGCTATTCACGTAGAGCCCGAAGAAATGCCTCG GCTTCGGATGAAGATGAGCGCATGTCAGTGGGTAGCCGTGGAAGCCTGAGG TCTCATGTGGAGTATGCCAGCGCCTATCCAGTG GCTGGATTAGAGAATGAAAGGACCAAATGGAAGAACTACTCCAAAGCA ACCAATGGTTATGAGGAAGACGTGTATGGATCATCCCAGAATAGAAAATCTAGCAGG GCTTCATACTACCCTGATCTGGGTCTTCACAACAGTGGCTATGCTTCCACATCTCAGCCTTCTTCCCAAAATGGAAACTGG CCCTCCTTGCTGTACAGCGATGCCCTGCCAGCCAGAAGTTACAGG GCGTCTGTGTATGACGAGAGTGTTTACAGTGGGAGCCGTCGATATAGTGCCTCTAGTTCTCGTGCT CCTTCAGAGTACAGCTGTTACCTCGGTTCGGGATCTCGGGCGTCCTCGAGAGCCAGCTCTGCTCGGGCCAGTCCGGTG ATTGAGGAACGGCcagaaaaagattttgagaAG GGAGCACGTACTGTCTCAAGTCTGTCAGCAGCTACCTTAGCTTCCTTGGGTGGGACTTCTTCTCGAAGAGGCAGCGGGGATACATCCATCTCAGTGGATACAGAGGCATCTATTAGAGAAATCAAG GATATCTATGAGTTAAAGGAGCAGATTCAAGATGTAGAAGGCAAATACATGCAGggactgaaagaaatgaag GACTCTCTAGCTGAAGTTGAAGAGAAATATAAGAAGGCGATGGTTTCCAATGCTCAGCTAGacaatgagaaaacaaatttcatgTACCAAGTAGATACCCTGAAGGATGCACTCTTAGAATTAGAGGAACAGCTCGCAGAATCCAGGAGGCAATATGAAGAAAAGAGTAAA GAATTTGAGAGAGAGAAGCACGCTCATAGCATACTGCAGTTCCAATTTAAGGAAATCAAAGAGGCTTTGAAGCAAAGAGACGAAATGCTTGCA AAACATGGAATAATCCCAGACTCCGACATAGCCACCAATGGGGATGCATCAGATGTTCTCGATAACGAAGGACACTTGGATTCTTCCAAAGCTGTTCCAGGCACACCACAGGCATTAAAGACAGCAGGGGATGGCATGCTAG GCAAAGCCAAGGAAGTGGACATGAAAAATGAGATTGTGGAGGAtgtggggaaaagagaaatcttGCAGAATTCTGAGCATGAGGAACACAAAGAGGAGTCTGAGGAACAGGAAGTACAGACATTGCATGCTGATGAAAATACAAGGGCAGAAAACCTGATTGAAGAACCTGATGCTCTGTCAACAGTGATGTTACCAGATAGTAGGTTCTGTAAGGCTTTGGATCAGTTCTGTAAACCTGTGTCAGGGAATGCTTGTTCAAGTGATGATAGTGATGCAGATGATTTGAGAAAGGAGACACAGtcagcagacacagcagccCGGCAGCCTGTTAGCAAGGAGGTTGAACAGAGTAACTTAAACCCAAGGACAGCTGAGAACTCAGAAATGGGCTCACTGCAAGGTCAGGATTTTGAGAGTCCTCAGGAAATGCATGGTGAATTAAATGCAGAGCATGAACTGGAAAAAGCTGCTCTTCaacaggaagaaggagaggatgTGGAAGCTAGCTGTGCACTGAGTGCTAATGAGGCAGAACAAGCAGCAGACAGTGCAGGTGACAGCAGTGAGGTGGTTTCTGACCAGTCAGGGCTACCAGAGCTAGTGGACTCACAAAGTGAAGTGGTAAATGTAGAGCGCTGTGCTGAAACACTCCAGTGCTCAGGAGAAAGTGCTGGAAGCAAAGTTACAGAGGTCTTAGAAAAAACTCTTGTTGAAAGCAAAGACTGCACTGATGGAACAGCTAATGAAACTGGAGGTGATAGAGCTGGAGAACAAAATGAGGTTGGGAGTGCAGTTCAGggtgagaaaatggaaagagattCCACGGGCTCAGAAGGGGAGGAGTCATGTGGAAGCTGTGCCCCATCAGATCCAAATGAGGAGGGAGATGATCAGGCACAGATCCAGCCAGTTTCCTCAGAGGACAGTGAGGAAGCATTGTTAGAGGAACAGAATATGCAGGAACAAACGGAACTTAAGCCTGCTGAGAAAGGTGGACAGGAGGAAGTATTGACTGGAAACTTAGAGGAGTATTCAGATTGCgcagaaaagcaggagaaggCTTCAGGGGAGTCTGCAGGCTCTGCTAATGAGGCAGAAGTTAGTGCACTGCATCAGACAGAGCCAGACACGGACACTGTGAAAGAAATGGTGTCTCAGGAAACCAGTTTAGACCCAGTTATTTCAGATGATGAAactgaggaaacagaaatgcaaacaggaGTTATGtctgggaaaggagaggaaaatagaatagaatacTTAGAACATGATAGAACAGAAGACTTAAAATCAAAGGCAGAGCTTCAAATGGTTCAGtgcagcaaagaaacaacaggTGACTCAGaggatgagaaaaatatttctttagaaaGTGAAGCACAGAATGTAGTTAAACAAGGTGAATCTAAAGAGGAGTTTGTTGCATGTCACAGTGTAACTAGTGAGAATCAAGTTGATAAAGAAACGTTTAAAGAAGATACAAAGCAGTCAGAGCTCGCAGACCAGCAGGGTGATGGCTTTACTTCTATGGAAGGTACAGATAATTCTCTTGCACAGAAAGCTGAGCTGGATGGAAGTGTGAGTGAGCAACTTAGACTAGAGGGCCaagcagaggaagaacaagaagatGAAGGTGACGCATTTGATTTTGATGAGGATTCAGAACAGATACTGGAAACTGATGAAAAACGCGATGGAGGAGAATCTGATGCACAGAGTGAAGAGGATGACGGAACAAGCAGCATGATAAGAAAAGCTGCCCCTACAGGTGAAGCCGGAGAGAGAActggcaaaataaaaaccagtgACACCTTGACCAAAGATGATGGCTTACAGCATAAGGAAGGAAATGAGTCAGAAGAAGCAGGGCACTCGCAAGAGGAAGCGTCAGCACTGAAAACTGATGAGAAGGCTGATGTGTCGGCAGAGGGAAACGAAGCATCAGATTCTAATGAAGTGGAAAAGGCACCAGGTGACAGTGGTCTAGAACAGGATTTGGAGAGTGCCGGCTGTAACAGGGCTGAAAGCAAAGAGGATTTGCGAGGTGGTAGGAAGGGTAAGGGTAAATCCAGAGATGACTGTACAGTGTCCTGA
- the LRRFIP1 gene encoding leucine-rich repeat flightless-interacting protein 1 isoform X9 — translation MHGRPSAVPETTLGEQAPVELLCELVIDSVHELHKQAEARLAAKRAARAEAREIRMKELERQQKEIYQVQKKYYGLDTKWGDIEQWMEDSERYSRRARRNASASDEDERMSVGSRGSLRSHVEYASAYPVAGLENERTKWKNYSKATNGYEEDVYGSSQNRKSSRASYYPDLGLHNSGYASTSQPSSQNGNWPSLLYSDALPARSYRASVYDESVYSGSRRYSASSSRAPSEYSCYLGSGSRASSRASSARASPVIEERPEKDFEKGARTVSSLSAATLASLGGTSSRRGSGDTSISVDTEASIREIKDSLAEVEEKYKKAMVSNAQLDNEKTNFMYQVDTLKDALLELEEQLAESRRQYEEKSKEFEREKHAHSILQFQFKEIKEALKQRDEMLAEIQQLQQKQQSYVREISDLQETIEWKDKKIGALERQKDFFDSIRSERDDLRDEVMMLKEQLKKHGIIPDSDIATNGDASDVLDNEGHLDSSKAVPGTPQALKTAGDGMLGKAKEVDMKNEIVEDVGKREILQNSEHEEHKEESEEQEVQTLHADENTRAENLIEEPDALSTVMLPDSRFCKALDQFCKPVSGNACSSDDSDADDLRKETQSADTAARQPVSKEVEQSNLNPRTAENSEMGSLQGQDFESPQEMHGELNAEHELEKAALQQEEGEDVEASCALSANEAEQAADSAGDSSEVVSDQSGLPELVDSQSEVVNVERCAETLQCSGESAGSKVTEVLEKTLVESKDCTDGTANETGGDRAGEQNEVGSAVQGEKMERDSTGSEGEESCGSCAPSDPNEEGDDQAQIQPVSSEDSEEALLEEQNMQEQTELKPAEKGGQEEVLTGNLEEYSDCAEKQEKASGESAGSANEAEVSALHQTEPDTDTVKEMVSQETSLDPVISDDETEETEMQTGVMSGKGEENRIEYLEHDRTEDLKSKAELQMVQCSKETTGDSEDEKNISLESEAQNVVKQGESKEEFVACHSVTSENQVDKETFKEDTKQSELADQQGDGFTSMEGTDNSLAQKAELDGSVSEQLRLEGQAEEEQEDEGDAFDFDEDSEQILETDEKRDGGESDAQSEEDDGTSSMIRKAAPTGEAGERTGKIKTSDTLTKDDGLQHKEGNESEEAGHSQEEASALKTDEKADVSAEGNEASDSNEVEKAPGDSGLEQDLESAGCNRAESKEDLRGGRKGKGKSRDDCTVS, via the exons GAAGACAGTGAGCGCTATTCACGTAGAGCCCGAAGAAATGCCTCG GCTTCGGATGAAGATGAGCGCATGTCAGTGGGTAGCCGTGGAAGCCTGAGG TCTCATGTGGAGTATGCCAGCGCCTATCCAGTG GCTGGATTAGAGAATGAAAGGACCAAATGGAAGAACTACTCCAAAGCA ACCAATGGTTATGAGGAAGACGTGTATGGATCATCCCAGAATAGAAAATCTAGCAGG GCTTCATACTACCCTGATCTGGGTCTTCACAACAGTGGCTATGCTTCCACATCTCAGCCTTCTTCCCAAAATGGAAACTGG CCCTCCTTGCTGTACAGCGATGCCCTGCCAGCCAGAAGTTACAGG GCGTCTGTGTATGACGAGAGTGTTTACAGTGGGAGCCGTCGATATAGTGCCTCTAGTTCTCGTGCT CCTTCAGAGTACAGCTGTTACCTCGGTTCGGGATCTCGGGCGTCCTCGAGAGCCAGCTCTGCTCGGGCCAGTCCGGTG ATTGAGGAACGGCcagaaaaagattttgagaAG GGAGCACGTACTGTCTCAAGTCTGTCAGCAGCTACCTTAGCTTCCTTGGGTGGGACTTCTTCTCGAAGAGGCAGCGGGGATACATCCATCTCAGTGGATACAGAGGCATCTATTAGAGAAATCAAG GACTCTCTAGCTGAAGTTGAAGAGAAATATAAGAAGGCGATGGTTTCCAATGCTCAGCTAGacaatgagaaaacaaatttcatgTACCAAGTAGATACCCTGAAGGATGCACTCTTAGAATTAGAGGAACAGCTCGCAGAATCCAGGAGGCAATATGAAGAAAAGAGTAAA GAATTTGAGAGAGAGAAGCACGCTCATAGCATACTGCAGTTCCAATTTAAGGAAATCAAAGAGGCTTTGAAGCAAAGAGACGAAATGCTTGCA GAAATCCAACAGctgcaacagaaacagcagagctaTGTCAGGGAAATTTCTGATCTTCAGGAGACAATAGAgtggaaagacaaaaaaatagGG GCCTTAGAGAGGCAGAAAGATTTCTTTGATTCCATAAGGAGTGAGCGGGATGACCTTAGAGACGAAGTAATGATGCTGAAGGAGCAACTGAAG AAACATGGAATAATCCCAGACTCCGACATAGCCACCAATGGGGATGCATCAGATGTTCTCGATAACGAAGGACACTTGGATTCTTCCAAAGCTGTTCCAGGCACACCACAGGCATTAAAGACAGCAGGGGATGGCATGCTAG GCAAAGCCAAGGAAGTGGACATGAAAAATGAGATTGTGGAGGAtgtggggaaaagagaaatcttGCAGAATTCTGAGCATGAGGAACACAAAGAGGAGTCTGAGGAACAGGAAGTACAGACATTGCATGCTGATGAAAATACAAGGGCAGAAAACCTGATTGAAGAACCTGATGCTCTGTCAACAGTGATGTTACCAGATAGTAGGTTCTGTAAGGCTTTGGATCAGTTCTGTAAACCTGTGTCAGGGAATGCTTGTTCAAGTGATGATAGTGATGCAGATGATTTGAGAAAGGAGACACAGtcagcagacacagcagccCGGCAGCCTGTTAGCAAGGAGGTTGAACAGAGTAACTTAAACCCAAGGACAGCTGAGAACTCAGAAATGGGCTCACTGCAAGGTCAGGATTTTGAGAGTCCTCAGGAAATGCATGGTGAATTAAATGCAGAGCATGAACTGGAAAAAGCTGCTCTTCaacaggaagaaggagaggatgTGGAAGCTAGCTGTGCACTGAGTGCTAATGAGGCAGAACAAGCAGCAGACAGTGCAGGTGACAGCAGTGAGGTGGTTTCTGACCAGTCAGGGCTACCAGAGCTAGTGGACTCACAAAGTGAAGTGGTAAATGTAGAGCGCTGTGCTGAAACACTCCAGTGCTCAGGAGAAAGTGCTGGAAGCAAAGTTACAGAGGTCTTAGAAAAAACTCTTGTTGAAAGCAAAGACTGCACTGATGGAACAGCTAATGAAACTGGAGGTGATAGAGCTGGAGAACAAAATGAGGTTGGGAGTGCAGTTCAGggtgagaaaatggaaagagattCCACGGGCTCAGAAGGGGAGGAGTCATGTGGAAGCTGTGCCCCATCAGATCCAAATGAGGAGGGAGATGATCAGGCACAGATCCAGCCAGTTTCCTCAGAGGACAGTGAGGAAGCATTGTTAGAGGAACAGAATATGCAGGAACAAACGGAACTTAAGCCTGCTGAGAAAGGTGGACAGGAGGAAGTATTGACTGGAAACTTAGAGGAGTATTCAGATTGCgcagaaaagcaggagaaggCTTCAGGGGAGTCTGCAGGCTCTGCTAATGAGGCAGAAGTTAGTGCACTGCATCAGACAGAGCCAGACACGGACACTGTGAAAGAAATGGTGTCTCAGGAAACCAGTTTAGACCCAGTTATTTCAGATGATGAAactgaggaaacagaaatgcaaacaggaGTTATGtctgggaaaggagaggaaaatagaatagaatacTTAGAACATGATAGAACAGAAGACTTAAAATCAAAGGCAGAGCTTCAAATGGTTCAGtgcagcaaagaaacaacaggTGACTCAGaggatgagaaaaatatttctttagaaaGTGAAGCACAGAATGTAGTTAAACAAGGTGAATCTAAAGAGGAGTTTGTTGCATGTCACAGTGTAACTAGTGAGAATCAAGTTGATAAAGAAACGTTTAAAGAAGATACAAAGCAGTCAGAGCTCGCAGACCAGCAGGGTGATGGCTTTACTTCTATGGAAGGTACAGATAATTCTCTTGCACAGAAAGCTGAGCTGGATGGAAGTGTGAGTGAGCAACTTAGACTAGAGGGCCaagcagaggaagaacaagaagatGAAGGTGACGCATTTGATTTTGATGAGGATTCAGAACAGATACTGGAAACTGATGAAAAACGCGATGGAGGAGAATCTGATGCACAGAGTGAAGAGGATGACGGAACAAGCAGCATGATAAGAAAAGCTGCCCCTACAGGTGAAGCCGGAGAGAGAActggcaaaataaaaaccagtgACACCTTGACCAAAGATGATGGCTTACAGCATAAGGAAGGAAATGAGTCAGAAGAAGCAGGGCACTCGCAAGAGGAAGCGTCAGCACTGAAAACTGATGAGAAGGCTGATGTGTCGGCAGAGGGAAACGAAGCATCAGATTCTAATGAAGTGGAAAAGGCACCAGGTGACAGTGGTCTAGAACAGGATTTGGAGAGTGCCGGCTGTAACAGGGCTGAAAGCAAAGAGGATTTGCGAGGTGGTAGGAAGGGTAAGGGTAAATCCAGAGATGACTGTACAGTGTCCTGA
- the LRRFIP1 gene encoding leucine-rich repeat flightless-interacting protein 1 isoform X20 encodes MHGRPSAVPETTLGEQAPVELLCELVIDSVHELHKQAEARLAAKRAARAEAREIRMKELERQQKEIYQVQKKYYGLDTKWGDIEQWMEDSERYSRRARRNASASDEDERMSVGSRGSLRSHVEYASAYPVAGLENERTKWKNYSKATNGYEEDVYGSSQNRKSSRASYYPDLGLHNSGYASTSQPSSQNGNWPSLLYSDALPARSYRASVYDESVYSGSRRYSASSSRAPSEYSCYLGSGSRASSRASSARASPVIEERPEKDFEKGARTVSSLSAATLASLGGTSSRRGSGDTSISVDTEASIREIKDSLAEVEEKYKKAMVSNAQLDNEKTNFMYQVDTLKDALLELEEQLAESRRQYEEKSKEFEREKHAHSILQFQFKEIKEALKQRDEMLAKHGIIPDSDIATNGDASDVLDNEGHLDSSKAVPGTPQALKTAGDGMLGKAKEVDMKNEIVEDVGKREILQNSEHEEHKEESEEQEVQTLHADENTRAENLIEEPDALSTVMLPDSRFCKALDQFCKPVSGNACSSDDSDADDLRKETQSADTAARQPVSKEVEQSNLNPRTAENSEMGSLQGQDFESPQEMHGELNAEHELEKAALQQEEGEDVEASCALSANEAEQAADSAGDSSEVVSDQSGLPELVDSQSEVVNVERCAETLQCSGESAGSKVTEVLEKTLVESKDCTDGTANETGGDRAGEQNEVGSAVQGEKMERDSTGSEGEESCGSCAPSDPNEEGDDQAQIQPVSSEDSEEALLEEQNMQEQTELKPAEKGGQEEVLTGNLEEYSDCAEKQEKASGESAGSANEAEVSALHQTEPDTDTVKEMVSQETSLDPVISDDETEETEMQTGVMSGKGEENRIEYLEHDRTEDLKSKAELQMVQCSKETTGDSEDEKNISLESEAQNVVKQGESKEEFVACHSVTSENQVDKETFKEDTKQSELADQQGDGFTSMEGTDNSLAQKAELDGSVSEQLRLEGQAEEEQEDEGDAFDFDEDSEQILETDEKRDGGESDAQSEEDDGTSSMIRKAAPTGEAGERTGKIKTSDTLTKDDGLQHKEGNESEEAGHSQEEASALKTDEKADVSAEGNEASDSNEVEKAPGDSGLEQDLESAGCNRAESKEDLRGGRKGKGKSRDDCTVS; translated from the exons GAAGACAGTGAGCGCTATTCACGTAGAGCCCGAAGAAATGCCTCG GCTTCGGATGAAGATGAGCGCATGTCAGTGGGTAGCCGTGGAAGCCTGAGG TCTCATGTGGAGTATGCCAGCGCCTATCCAGTG GCTGGATTAGAGAATGAAAGGACCAAATGGAAGAACTACTCCAAAGCA ACCAATGGTTATGAGGAAGACGTGTATGGATCATCCCAGAATAGAAAATCTAGCAGG GCTTCATACTACCCTGATCTGGGTCTTCACAACAGTGGCTATGCTTCCACATCTCAGCCTTCTTCCCAAAATGGAAACTGG CCCTCCTTGCTGTACAGCGATGCCCTGCCAGCCAGAAGTTACAGG GCGTCTGTGTATGACGAGAGTGTTTACAGTGGGAGCCGTCGATATAGTGCCTCTAGTTCTCGTGCT CCTTCAGAGTACAGCTGTTACCTCGGTTCGGGATCTCGGGCGTCCTCGAGAGCCAGCTCTGCTCGGGCCAGTCCGGTG ATTGAGGAACGGCcagaaaaagattttgagaAG GGAGCACGTACTGTCTCAAGTCTGTCAGCAGCTACCTTAGCTTCCTTGGGTGGGACTTCTTCTCGAAGAGGCAGCGGGGATACATCCATCTCAGTGGATACAGAGGCATCTATTAGAGAAATCAAG GACTCTCTAGCTGAAGTTGAAGAGAAATATAAGAAGGCGATGGTTTCCAATGCTCAGCTAGacaatgagaaaacaaatttcatgTACCAAGTAGATACCCTGAAGGATGCACTCTTAGAATTAGAGGAACAGCTCGCAGAATCCAGGAGGCAATATGAAGAAAAGAGTAAA GAATTTGAGAGAGAGAAGCACGCTCATAGCATACTGCAGTTCCAATTTAAGGAAATCAAAGAGGCTTTGAAGCAAAGAGACGAAATGCTTGCA AAACATGGAATAATCCCAGACTCCGACATAGCCACCAATGGGGATGCATCAGATGTTCTCGATAACGAAGGACACTTGGATTCTTCCAAAGCTGTTCCAGGCACACCACAGGCATTAAAGACAGCAGGGGATGGCATGCTAG GCAAAGCCAAGGAAGTGGACATGAAAAATGAGATTGTGGAGGAtgtggggaaaagagaaatcttGCAGAATTCTGAGCATGAGGAACACAAAGAGGAGTCTGAGGAACAGGAAGTACAGACATTGCATGCTGATGAAAATACAAGGGCAGAAAACCTGATTGAAGAACCTGATGCTCTGTCAACAGTGATGTTACCAGATAGTAGGTTCTGTAAGGCTTTGGATCAGTTCTGTAAACCTGTGTCAGGGAATGCTTGTTCAAGTGATGATAGTGATGCAGATGATTTGAGAAAGGAGACACAGtcagcagacacagcagccCGGCAGCCTGTTAGCAAGGAGGTTGAACAGAGTAACTTAAACCCAAGGACAGCTGAGAACTCAGAAATGGGCTCACTGCAAGGTCAGGATTTTGAGAGTCCTCAGGAAATGCATGGTGAATTAAATGCAGAGCATGAACTGGAAAAAGCTGCTCTTCaacaggaagaaggagaggatgTGGAAGCTAGCTGTGCACTGAGTGCTAATGAGGCAGAACAAGCAGCAGACAGTGCAGGTGACAGCAGTGAGGTGGTTTCTGACCAGTCAGGGCTACCAGAGCTAGTGGACTCACAAAGTGAAGTGGTAAATGTAGAGCGCTGTGCTGAAACACTCCAGTGCTCAGGAGAAAGTGCTGGAAGCAAAGTTACAGAGGTCTTAGAAAAAACTCTTGTTGAAAGCAAAGACTGCACTGATGGAACAGCTAATGAAACTGGAGGTGATAGAGCTGGAGAACAAAATGAGGTTGGGAGTGCAGTTCAGggtgagaaaatggaaagagattCCACGGGCTCAGAAGGGGAGGAGTCATGTGGAAGCTGTGCCCCATCAGATCCAAATGAGGAGGGAGATGATCAGGCACAGATCCAGCCAGTTTCCTCAGAGGACAGTGAGGAAGCATTGTTAGAGGAACAGAATATGCAGGAACAAACGGAACTTAAGCCTGCTGAGAAAGGTGGACAGGAGGAAGTATTGACTGGAAACTTAGAGGAGTATTCAGATTGCgcagaaaagcaggagaaggCTTCAGGGGAGTCTGCAGGCTCTGCTAATGAGGCAGAAGTTAGTGCACTGCATCAGACAGAGCCAGACACGGACACTGTGAAAGAAATGGTGTCTCAGGAAACCAGTTTAGACCCAGTTATTTCAGATGATGAAactgaggaaacagaaatgcaaacaggaGTTATGtctgggaaaggagaggaaaatagaatagaatacTTAGAACATGATAGAACAGAAGACTTAAAATCAAAGGCAGAGCTTCAAATGGTTCAGtgcagcaaagaaacaacaggTGACTCAGaggatgagaaaaatatttctttagaaaGTGAAGCACAGAATGTAGTTAAACAAGGTGAATCTAAAGAGGAGTTTGTTGCATGTCACAGTGTAACTAGTGAGAATCAAGTTGATAAAGAAACGTTTAAAGAAGATACAAAGCAGTCAGAGCTCGCAGACCAGCAGGGTGATGGCTTTACTTCTATGGAAGGTACAGATAATTCTCTTGCACAGAAAGCTGAGCTGGATGGAAGTGTGAGTGAGCAACTTAGACTAGAGGGCCaagcagaggaagaacaagaagatGAAGGTGACGCATTTGATTTTGATGAGGATTCAGAACAGATACTGGAAACTGATGAAAAACGCGATGGAGGAGAATCTGATGCACAGAGTGAAGAGGATGACGGAACAAGCAGCATGATAAGAAAAGCTGCCCCTACAGGTGAAGCCGGAGAGAGAActggcaaaataaaaaccagtgACACCTTGACCAAAGATGATGGCTTACAGCATAAGGAAGGAAATGAGTCAGAAGAAGCAGGGCACTCGCAAGAGGAAGCGTCAGCACTGAAAACTGATGAGAAGGCTGATGTGTCGGCAGAGGGAAACGAAGCATCAGATTCTAATGAAGTGGAAAAGGCACCAGGTGACAGTGGTCTAGAACAGGATTTGGAGAGTGCCGGCTGTAACAGGGCTGAAAGCAAAGAGGATTTGCGAGGTGGTAGGAAGGGTAAGGGTAAATCCAGAGATGACTGTACAGTGTCCTGA